From the genome of Dickeya aquatica, one region includes:
- a CDS encoding aryl-sulfate sulfotransferase: MGHPSVYPTGTTLYQPEKAWGGYTVFQALETGAVLIDMNGTALRLWEGLHGFPNKLLPGGYILGHSGQRDARYGMQDMVDVVQLDWDGNRVWQFNRYEYIQDPDLPPEWMARAHHDYQRSGNPVGYYAPGLEPQALGANTLILAHQNLHNPQISDKPLLDDTIIEVDWQGNILWEWRCSDHVDELGFDDAAKTALYNNPNMRSSGGGMGDWMHINSMSTLGPNRWFDEGDSRFHPDNIIWDAREANIIAITDKQSGKIVWRLGPDYRTPELKHIGWIIGQHHAHMVPAGLPGAGNILVFDNGGWAGYGAPNPASADGVKNAWRDYSRILEINPVTLDVVWRYSPYEAGLPHPTDAFRFYSPYISNIQRLPNGNTLINEGANGRLFEVTVDHEIVWEYISPFWGKTVNTNMLYRAYRVPYDWVPQLERPQENAVVPPDNTRFRQPGAAQSGFTSVVAVHDTRPYKRGGDALCVATDSDELKRSPKLFSVSRQRFHTLSLAADESLPLTASGPSLLLVGAERCVHCKSLYRQLETVLGDASLRELPCYYLDADHHLAQTAALGVRSLPTLIWLQDGKESARLTGAQSAAQLRQWLPLPR; encoded by the coding sequence ATGGGACACCCCTCCGTCTACCCGACCGGTACAACACTCTATCAGCCAGAAAAAGCCTGGGGCGGTTATACCGTTTTTCAGGCGCTGGAAACCGGTGCGGTGTTAATTGACATGAATGGCACCGCATTACGGCTCTGGGAAGGGCTGCACGGCTTTCCCAACAAGCTGTTACCCGGTGGGTATATTCTCGGCCACAGCGGCCAGCGCGATGCGCGCTACGGCATGCAGGACATGGTTGATGTGGTGCAACTGGACTGGGATGGCAACCGCGTCTGGCAGTTCAATCGCTACGAATATATCCAGGACCCCGACCTGCCGCCGGAGTGGATGGCGCGCGCCCACCACGACTACCAGCGCAGCGGCAACCCGGTTGGTTACTATGCGCCAGGGCTTGAGCCGCAGGCGTTAGGGGCAAACACTTTAATTCTGGCGCACCAGAACCTGCACAATCCTCAAATCAGTGACAAACCCCTGCTTGATGACACCATCATCGAGGTGGACTGGCAGGGCAATATTCTGTGGGAATGGCGGTGCAGCGACCACGTTGATGAGCTGGGTTTTGATGACGCGGCGAAAACCGCGCTCTATAACAACCCGAACATGCGCAGCAGCGGCGGCGGCATGGGTGACTGGATGCACATCAACAGCATGTCAACGCTCGGGCCAAACCGCTGGTTTGACGAAGGCGACTCTCGCTTTCACCCGGACAACATCATCTGGGATGCCAGAGAAGCCAACATCATCGCCATCACAGATAAGCAGAGTGGCAAGATAGTCTGGCGGCTCGGGCCGGATTATCGCACCCCGGAGCTGAAACACATCGGCTGGATAATCGGCCAGCATCACGCCCACATGGTCCCGGCCGGTTTACCGGGCGCGGGCAATATTCTGGTGTTTGATAACGGCGGCTGGGCCGGTTACGGCGCGCCTAACCCCGCCTCGGCGGACGGCGTGAAAAATGCCTGGCGCGATTACTCGCGCATACTGGAAATCAACCCGGTAACGCTGGATGTAGTCTGGCGTTATTCGCCGTATGAGGCCGGGCTGCCCCATCCTACCGATGCATTTCGTTTCTACAGCCCGTACATCAGCAATATTCAACGCCTGCCAAATGGAAATACGCTGATTAACGAAGGGGCAAATGGCCGCCTGTTCGAGGTCACGGTCGATCACGAAATTGTCTGGGAATATATCTCGCCGTTTTGGGGGAAAACCGTCAACACCAATATGCTATACCGTGCCTATCGCGTGCCCTATGACTGGGTGCCACAGCTTGAACGCCCACAGGAAAACGCCGTTGTGCCGCCGGACAACACCCGCTTTCGCCAGCCCGGTGCCGCACAGTCTGGTTTCACCAGCGTGGTTGCCGTTCACGATACCCGGCCCTATAAGCGCGGTGGCGATGCGTTGTGCGTGGCAACGGACAGTGACGAGCTAAAGCGCAGCCCGAAGCTGTTTAGTGTCAGCCGCCAGCGCTTTCATACCCTGTCGCTGGCCGCCGACGAGAGCCTGCCACTGACAGCAAGCGGCCCCTCGCTACTGCTGGTCGGCGCAGAACGCTGCGTGCATTGCAAAAGCCTGTATCGCCAGTTGGAAACCGTGCTCGGTGATGCATCGTTACGTGAATTACCCTGCTATTACCTTGATGCTGACCACCATCTGGCACAAACCGCTGCGCTGGGTGTGCGTTCGCTGCCAACGCTTATCTGGCTGCAAGACGGCAAAGAGAGTGCCAGGCTCACCGGCGCACAGAGCGCCGCGCAATTACGCCAGTGGCTGCCGTTACCGCGCTAA
- a CDS encoding isopenicillin N synthase family dioxygenase, which translates to MSQTAALPILDFSLLDGSAAQRADFLHQLNIAARETGFFYLTNHGVDPTLQQRVQQLSRAFFALPDEEKQRVAMIHSPHFRGYNRAGAERTRSEPDWREQFDIGAERAPLRLLSGDPAWRRLQGPNLWPAALPELKETLLRWQQTLAQLSLRLLRAFAQTLGLPVTAFDALYGDKPNEHIKLIRYPGRSVADSQQGVGAHKDSGFLTLLLQDEQSGLQVEVEPERWVDAHPLAGSFVVNIGELLELATNGYLRATVHRVVSPAVDQERLSVAFFLGARLDAVVPVYPLDPELAQLARGPASDPANPLLREVGWNYLKGRLRSHPEVAKRYYGDVLHSAQQAVSA; encoded by the coding sequence ATGAGTCAAACCGCTGCTTTACCTATTCTCGATTTTTCCCTGCTTGATGGCAGCGCTGCCCAGCGAGCCGATTTTCTGCACCAACTGAATATTGCCGCCCGTGAAACCGGCTTTTTTTACCTGACAAACCACGGTGTTGACCCGACGCTACAGCAGCGGGTGCAGCAGTTGTCGCGCGCCTTTTTTGCGCTGCCGGATGAAGAAAAGCAACGGGTTGCCATGATCCACTCCCCCCATTTTCGCGGCTACAACCGAGCCGGAGCCGAGCGCACCCGCAGTGAACCTGACTGGCGCGAGCAGTTCGATATCGGGGCCGAGCGCGCACCATTGCGGTTGTTATCCGGTGATCCGGCGTGGCGGCGCTTGCAGGGGCCGAATCTCTGGCCTGCGGCGCTACCGGAACTCAAAGAGACGCTATTGCGCTGGCAGCAAACGCTGGCACAACTGTCGTTGCGGTTATTGCGCGCATTTGCGCAAACGCTGGGGCTGCCAGTGACCGCTTTTGATGCGCTGTACGGTGACAAGCCCAACGAACACATCAAGCTTATCCGCTACCCGGGCCGCAGCGTGGCAGACAGCCAGCAAGGTGTGGGGGCGCATAAAGACTCCGGTTTTCTGACCCTGTTATTACAAGATGAACAGTCCGGGTTACAGGTAGAAGTCGAGCCTGAACGCTGGGTGGATGCCCATCCTCTGGCTGGATCATTTGTGGTGAACATCGGCGAGTTGCTGGAGTTGGCTACCAACGGGTACTTACGTGCCACCGTGCACCGGGTGGTATCACCAGCGGTGGATCAGGAACGGCTGTCGGTGGCGTTTTTTCTCGGTGCCCGGCTTGATGCCGTAGTGCCGGTCTATCCTCTGGATCCTGAGCTGGCGCAGTTAGCGCGCGGCCCGGCCAGCGACCCGGCCAATCCGCTGTTGCGTGAAGTGGGCTGGAACTACCTGAAAGGCCGCTTGCGTTCTCATCCAGAGGTCGCCAAACGCTATTACGGCGATGTGCTGCACAGCGCACAACAGGCCGTCAGTGCCTGA
- a CDS encoding DUF2076 domain-containing protein → MQSEEQRLIDGLFQRLKTTETSTGPRDLKAEQQINEHLRQQPAAPYYMAQSIIIQEAALKQMDQRLKELDMEINRLRQEAAARPAPSSGGFLSGLFGGGRQSTAQPVQPTGSYGQPSGFSQPGYSNQPMGYTPPPAQGYAQPGYAQPAPSRAGSFMSGALQTAAGVAGGVVLAEMLTGMFNHTKPEEIVNIVNDTSIINDNPLQDVNDSFRDFGRDNLDTFNGSDSSNTPWSNASYTPQENNAGSDFGDFSADDSDDDTYV, encoded by the coding sequence ATGCAATCCGAAGAGCAACGCCTTATCGATGGTCTGTTTCAACGGCTGAAGACAACCGAGACCAGCACGGGCCCGCGGGATCTCAAGGCTGAACAACAGATTAACGAACACCTCCGCCAGCAGCCTGCCGCTCCCTATTACATGGCGCAATCGATCATTATTCAGGAAGCCGCGCTCAAACAGATGGATCAACGCCTCAAAGAGCTGGATATGGAAATCAACCGGCTTAGACAGGAAGCGGCGGCCCGTCCGGCACCCAGCAGCGGGGGATTTTTATCCGGTCTGTTTGGCGGCGGACGTCAGAGCACCGCCCAGCCGGTGCAACCGACCGGCAGCTATGGGCAACCCTCAGGCTTCAGCCAGCCCGGCTACAGTAATCAGCCGATGGGGTACACCCCGCCCCCGGCCCAGGGTTACGCTCAGCCGGGTTATGCCCAACCGGCTCCATCACGCGCAGGCAGTTTTATGAGTGGTGCGTTACAAACTGCGGCTGGCGTCGCAGGGGGCGTGGTGCTGGCCGAGATGTTAACCGGCATGTTCAACCACACCAAACCGGAAGAGATAGTCAATATCGTCAACGATACGTCGATCATCAACGACAACCCGTTGCAGGACGTTAATGACAGTTTCCGCGATTTTGGCCGTGATAACCTCGATACATTCAACGGCTCCGATAGCAGTAATACGCCCTGGAGTAACGCCAGCTACACGCCGCAGGAGAATAACGCTGGCAGCGATTTCGGTGATTTCAGCGCTGATGACAGCGACGACGACACCTACGTCTGA
- a CDS encoding CDP-diacylglycerol diphosphatase: MMRALRHKTYLCGLLLCVLLLALILAIWRPFTRRGNDNALWMIVSQQCVPHQQQSGAPAPCLDVDIAGGYALLKDRRGPYHNLLIATARMSGIESPHLLQADTPNYFAAAWQYRNRLSHQHGSPIQDDNIGLAINSYYGRTQNQLHIHTACLNPQVYQILQTQAATLTPDWQPLNEPLAGHTYLAMKLTGKTPDNVAPFMLLNQYAQQHHDTLDNYGLALTVNAQGDVIILAVRRDLFGLMNLGSAEEVLDLNCVLAK, encoded by the coding sequence ATGATGCGCGCCCTGCGTCATAAAACCTATTTGTGCGGCTTACTGCTTTGCGTGCTGTTACTGGCGCTCATCCTCGCTATCTGGCGGCCCTTCACCCGCCGTGGCAACGACAATGCTTTATGGATGATCGTCAGCCAGCAGTGTGTGCCTCATCAGCAGCAAAGCGGTGCACCCGCGCCTTGTCTTGACGTTGATATTGCCGGGGGCTATGCCCTGCTCAAAGACCGGCGCGGCCCTTACCATAATTTGCTCATTGCGACCGCGCGGATGAGCGGTATCGAAAGCCCGCACCTGCTGCAAGCCGATACCCCCAACTATTTTGCGGCAGCCTGGCAGTACCGAAACCGCTTATCACATCAACACGGCTCGCCAATTCAGGACGACAACATCGGCCTTGCCATTAACTCATACTATGGGCGCACCCAGAATCAGTTGCATATTCACACCGCCTGCCTCAATCCACAGGTATACCAGATACTGCAAACGCAGGCGGCAACCCTCACCCCTGACTGGCAACCCCTGAATGAACCGCTGGCAGGGCACACCTATCTGGCCATGAAACTGACCGGGAAAACACCGGATAACGTAGCGCCATTCATGTTGCTTAACCAGTATGCGCAGCAACACCATGACACCCTCGACAATTACGGTCTGGCGCTCACCGTGAACGCGCAAGGCGACGTCATCATACTGGCTGTGCGGCGTGACCTGTTTGGCCTGATGAATCTCGGATCAGCAGAAGAAGTGTTGGATCTCAACTGCGTGCTGGCGAAATAA
- a CDS encoding ABC transporter ATP-binding protein: protein MTYPTSNHSAAPVVVFEQLTKQFRVSGNTLTVIDDLSLSIYPGELVAIVGSSGCGKSTLLRLLVGLDNHYQGQIRVDGRPVSGIGRERGIVFQEPRLFPWLTVRQNIALGLASEKLTHADKAQRVEHFLRLVHLQEFADALPAELSGGMAQRVAIARGLVANPRILMLDEPFGALDALTRQQMQQELRRIHQQEGTTTLLVTHDVEEAVYLADRIVVLAPRPGRLKHLSTVALPHPRLRESDAFHQQCSEILALLTQPDTAHAPISRVITEHSAVTD from the coding sequence ATGACATACCCCACATCCAATCATTCTGCCGCCCCGGTGGTGGTGTTTGAGCAGCTCACTAAACAATTTCGGGTAAGCGGCAATACGCTGACGGTGATTGATGACCTGAGCCTGTCCATTTACCCCGGTGAGCTGGTGGCGATTGTCGGCAGCAGCGGCTGTGGAAAATCGACACTGCTACGCCTGCTGGTCGGGCTGGATAACCACTATCAAGGCCAAATACGGGTCGATGGGCGGCCGGTTTCCGGCATTGGTCGTGAGCGCGGCATTGTGTTTCAGGAGCCCCGGCTCTTCCCGTGGCTCACGGTACGCCAGAACATTGCCCTGGGGCTGGCCAGTGAAAAACTCACTCATGCCGATAAGGCACAGCGCGTCGAGCACTTCCTGCGGCTGGTACATTTGCAGGAGTTTGCTGATGCCTTGCCCGCCGAGCTTTCCGGTGGCATGGCGCAGCGGGTGGCGATTGCCCGGGGTCTGGTGGCCAACCCACGCATTTTGATGCTCGACGAACCCTTTGGCGCACTCGATGCCCTGACCCGTCAGCAAATGCAGCAAGAGTTGCGGCGTATCCACCAGCAGGAAGGCACCACCACGCTGCTGGTGACGCACGATGTGGAAGAGGCCGTCTATCTGGCAGACAGGATCGTGGTACTGGCCCCGCGCCCCGGCAGACTAAAGCACCTCAGCACCGTGGCGCTGCCCCACCCGCGCCTGCGCGAGAGCGACGCGTTTCACCAGCAATGCAGCGAGATTCTGGCCCTGCTGACACAACCGGACACCGCGCACGCCCCCATAAGCCGGGTTATCACCGAACATTCTGCTGTCACTGACTAA
- a CDS encoding MetQ/NlpA family ABC transporter substrate-binding protein, translating to MKKNTFFALTAMALAMGLSVSAQAAEVLRVAADPVPHAEILAQIQKSDPSLKLKVVELSGNVNANELLASGDVDANYFQHVPYLRDQEKALGKKFVVAATVHIEPLGVYSKKYKSLNEVKENATIAVPNNVTNLSRALYLLQDKGLIKLKAGYNDPAKDQATPKDIAENPKKLKITEIEAAQIPRSLEDVDLAVINGNYALEAGLEPARDALGLESASHNPYANILVTTPALAKDPRIVQLAKDLESKATAEFIRQRYKGSVIAVAGQ from the coding sequence ATGAAAAAAAATACTTTTTTTGCTCTGACAGCAATGGCGTTAGCCATGGGGTTATCGGTATCGGCTCAGGCGGCCGAGGTACTGCGTGTGGCGGCAGACCCGGTACCGCACGCAGAAATTCTGGCGCAGATACAAAAATCCGACCCATCGCTGAAGCTGAAGGTGGTGGAGCTTAGCGGTAACGTGAACGCTAACGAGCTGCTGGCCAGCGGCGATGTGGATGCCAACTATTTTCAGCATGTGCCTTATCTGCGCGATCAGGAAAAAGCGCTGGGCAAAAAATTTGTCGTTGCTGCCACGGTGCATATCGAACCGCTGGGCGTTTACTCCAAAAAATACAAATCACTCAATGAGGTGAAAGAAAACGCCACCATCGCCGTGCCGAATAATGTCACCAACCTGAGCCGTGCGCTCTACCTGCTACAGGACAAAGGGCTGATAAAACTGAAAGCCGGTTATAACGACCCGGCGAAAGATCAGGCAACGCCGAAGGATATTGCCGAGAACCCGAAAAAATTAAAAATAACCGAAATTGAAGCCGCACAGATCCCCCGCTCGCTGGAAGATGTCGATTTAGCGGTGATTAACGGTAACTATGCGCTGGAAGCGGGCCTGGAGCCTGCGCGCGATGCACTCGGCCTTGAGAGCGCCAGCCATAACCCGTATGCCAATATTCTGGTCACCACGCCGGCACTGGCAAAAGACCCGCGTATTGTGCAACTGGCGAAAGATTTGGAGTCAAAAGCCACGGCGGAATTTATTCGTCAGCGCTATAAAGGCTCGGTGATTGCGGTCGCAGGACAATAA
- a CDS encoding ABC transporter substrate-binding protein, with the protein MQQQCVSGRSGWFWHGLGTLMLTLALFGGPAAQAQADKPTEIRIGLPDQSAGSKPFIGGPLGLAYIRHTLEPLFEAQGVTVRWQFFKGAGPAVNEALANRQLDIAYLGDLAAIIGRAGGLPTRVLLGSRGSSSYLAVTPESGIARIDDLRGKRVAVYKGTADQLAFERVLKSAGINVRDIQVVNLDWTAGKAALAARRIDAVWGGVSLLALRAQGIRIITSSRDLGWANTTQAVVLATQDFIDRYPQITQQLVSALVSEASWASDPAHLPEYIQLMAGQSQIPAALFEEQFRPDSLSIQTSPRIDAFLRTSLQDSLQRAHEAGLIRSDFSVDDWQDSRFVEQALTTLAPPAHWPLYDASGHPQP; encoded by the coding sequence ATGCAACAACAGTGTGTTAGTGGCCGTAGCGGCTGGTTTTGGCACGGCCTTGGCACCTTGATGCTGACGCTGGCCCTATTTGGCGGCCCGGCCGCGCAGGCACAGGCAGATAAACCGACAGAGATCCGCATCGGCCTGCCCGATCAAAGCGCGGGCAGCAAGCCGTTTATTGGTGGCCCGCTGGGGCTTGCTTACATTCGCCATACCCTGGAGCCGCTGTTTGAGGCCCAGGGCGTGACGGTGCGCTGGCAATTTTTCAAAGGTGCCGGGCCGGCGGTGAATGAGGCGCTGGCGAACCGGCAACTGGATATTGCGTATCTGGGCGATTTGGCGGCAATCATTGGCCGGGCGGGCGGCCTGCCGACACGCGTGTTGCTTGGCTCGCGTGGTTCAAGCTCCTATCTGGCGGTGACACCGGAGTCCGGTATCGCGCGTATTGACGATCTGCGCGGGAAGCGGGTGGCCGTCTATAAAGGGACTGCCGACCAACTGGCATTTGAGCGGGTACTTAAGAGCGCCGGAATCAATGTGCGCGATATTCAGGTCGTCAACCTCGACTGGACGGCAGGAAAAGCGGCGCTGGCCGCTCGCCGTATCGATGCGGTATGGGGCGGCGTGTCATTACTGGCGTTACGTGCACAGGGTATCCGCATTATCACCTCCAGCCGTGATTTAGGCTGGGCGAATACCACGCAGGCGGTGGTGCTGGCGACGCAGGATTTCATCGATCGCTATCCGCAAATCACCCAGCAACTGGTGAGTGCCCTGGTGAGCGAGGCAAGCTGGGCAAGCGACCCGGCGCATTTGCCGGAGTATATTCAGTTGATGGCCGGGCAGAGCCAGATACCGGCGGCGCTATTTGAAGAGCAGTTCCGGCCGGATTCGCTCAGCATACAAACGTCACCACGTATTGATGCGTTTTTGCGCACCAGCCTGCAAGACAGCCTACAACGTGCCCATGAAGCCGGGCTTATCCGCAGCGATTTTTCCGTTGACGACTGGCAAGATAGCCGCTTTGTTGAGCAGGCGCTGACAACGCTGGCCCCACCCGCGCATTGGCCGCTGTATGATGCCAGCGGTCATCCCCAGCCCTGA
- a CDS encoding methionine ABC transporter permease — translation MQSRLSWDELFSIMFNATLETLYMVGLAALFTLLLGLPVGVLLFISRRQGVLPLPRLNAVLGGVINIGRSLPFVVLLIALIPLTRLIVGTTLGSTAAVVPITLGAFPFFARIVENALAEVEAGRVEAIVSMGGNVWHVVSKALLPEALPSIVAGITLTVVMLIGFSSMAGVIGGGGLGDLAIRYGYQRFNQQVMIGTVIVLVLLVQLVQSLGDRLVRSLAYRR, via the coding sequence ATGCAGAGTCGCCTGAGCTGGGACGAGCTATTTTCGATTATGTTCAATGCCACGCTGGAAACGCTCTACATGGTGGGGCTGGCTGCGCTGTTTACGCTATTGCTTGGTTTACCCGTTGGCGTGTTGCTGTTTATCAGCCGTCGCCAGGGCGTGTTGCCGCTGCCGCGCTTAAATGCCGTATTGGGTGGGGTGATTAATATCGGGCGTTCGCTGCCGTTTGTGGTGTTGTTGATAGCGCTTATCCCGCTGACTCGTCTGATTGTCGGCACCACGCTTGGCAGCACCGCCGCAGTTGTGCCCATCACGCTCGGCGCATTTCCGTTTTTTGCCCGTATTGTGGAAAACGCACTGGCTGAGGTGGAGGCCGGAAGGGTGGAGGCGATAGTCTCAATGGGCGGCAATGTATGGCATGTGGTCAGCAAGGCGCTGTTACCTGAGGCGCTGCCGTCGATTGTGGCGGGCATCACGCTGACGGTAGTCATGCTGATAGGCTTTTCATCGATGGCAGGCGTGATTGGCGGTGGAGGTTTGGGCGATTTGGCTATTCGCTATGGCTATCAGCGTTTTAATCAGCAGGTGATGATAGGGACGGTCATTGTGCTGGTATTACTGGTACAACTGGTGCAGTCGCTGGGCGACCGGCTGGTGCGTTCGTTGGCCTATCGGCGTTGA
- a CDS encoding LysR family transcriptional regulator yields MNIDLRQLRHFIALIEHRNFTAAAQAVNISQSAFSRSIQSLEQGVGARLIDRNNQLEPTKKGLLVLEHARRLTQHAQALAHDIAQFSEKESGEVHFGCGPAPAAWLMPQVIGAFSRHYPRVRLVFRVDNWQALGQRLMTEELAFIVADTRHFELDARYSVQPLSQHRWGFCCREGHPLAALDEISVEQLFSYPLAATVRPPNLRQALVRLSGQQDIRPSIECENGYSLLDVIRHSDAIGTTNHHHGPTRQPPSGIHMLKITGLDDDAQAFYTHYGIVSRADARLSWLAQRLIGMFLDVDRHLHATDTSPARDLSAHEPR; encoded by the coding sequence ATGAATATCGATTTGCGCCAGTTACGCCACTTCATTGCGCTCATAGAGCACCGCAATTTCACGGCAGCGGCTCAGGCGGTGAATATTTCCCAGTCGGCATTCAGCCGCAGTATTCAGTCACTGGAACAGGGCGTGGGGGCCAGGCTGATTGACCGCAACAACCAACTGGAACCGACCAAAAAGGGGCTGTTGGTGCTTGAACATGCGCGCCGCCTCACTCAACATGCCCAGGCACTCGCGCACGATATCGCACAGTTCAGCGAAAAAGAGAGCGGCGAGGTGCATTTCGGTTGCGGCCCGGCTCCGGCAGCCTGGCTGATGCCTCAGGTTATCGGGGCCTTTTCACGTCACTATCCGAGAGTGCGGCTGGTGTTTCGGGTCGATAACTGGCAGGCACTGGGGCAACGGCTGATGACCGAAGAGCTGGCATTTATCGTCGCCGATACCCGCCATTTTGAACTGGATGCCCGCTACAGTGTGCAACCCCTGAGCCAGCATCGCTGGGGGTTTTGCTGCCGCGAGGGGCACCCGCTGGCCGCGCTTGATGAAATCAGCGTCGAGCAATTATTTAGCTACCCGCTGGCGGCCACCGTGCGCCCGCCTAACCTGCGTCAGGCGCTGGTGCGCCTGAGCGGCCAGCAGGATATTCGCCCCAGTATCGAATGTGAGAACGGCTACAGCCTGCTGGATGTGATTCGCCACTCCGATGCCATCGGCACCACCAATCACCACCACGGCCCGACACGCCAGCCGCCCAGCGGTATTCACATGCTGAAAATCACCGGGCTGGATGATGACGCACAGGCGTTTTATACCCACTACGGGATAGTCAGCCGCGCGGACGCTCGCCTGTCATGGCTGGCGCAGCGGCTGATCGGCATGTTTCTGGACGTTGACCGCCACTTACATGCCACCGATACCTCACCTGCCCGCGATCTCTCAGCGCATGAGCCGCGTTAA
- a CDS encoding ABC transporter permease, whose translation MNKPWLLRPPRPYRLLFPLPHRIRQAVVVLLLPLLVLSLWQVSSRLGWMPPQILPAPSRVATTAISLWHGELLSQWAISLRRLVSGLAAGVALGTLLGGLMGASSRAERLLYPTVYALAQIPTLGWIPLFMALFGIDDGLKLAVLIKAVLVPVTLHTQRGIRDIPLPLLEVADSLRLPRFSRLFGLILPAALPVWFTGLKLALSQAWVSLIVVELLASSQGIGYLMVWGRQLFQLDIVLVCIAVIGLTGLLMETGITRLEHRLIGWSRSAISRLQPTPDGRAIGLALPLLLLVLWQFSAHHGWLNTRLLPPPAEVIHAMWQGFREGVLPDALWHSVRRALTGGALGACAGLLAGLLLGLSLRAESLFTPTLTLLRQVALFAWLPLITAWVGNDEQGKVTFIALVAFFPMLVASHQGVRRRAKDLHDVARVLQLPWYDRLRVLTLPDAAPALFTGLRLAMIYAWLGTIGAEYFMSSGSGIGSLMINAQQLLDMPIILSGMVLTGITGALIDHIGLRLETHLTRWRHTGVTP comes from the coding sequence ATGAATAAGCCCTGGTTACTACGACCACCGAGACCTTATCGTCTGTTATTCCCCCTGCCGCACCGGATCAGGCAGGCGGTGGTCGTCCTGTTGCTGCCGTTGCTGGTGCTGTCGCTGTGGCAAGTAAGCAGCCGCTTAGGCTGGATGCCACCACAAATTCTGCCTGCACCATCACGGGTGGCAACAACCGCCATCAGCTTATGGCACGGGGAGTTGCTCAGCCAGTGGGCCATCAGTCTGCGTCGGCTGGTAAGCGGGCTGGCAGCCGGTGTCGCCCTTGGCACCCTGCTCGGCGGGCTTATGGGCGCATCGTCACGGGCAGAGCGGCTGCTCTATCCCACGGTTTATGCCCTGGCGCAAATTCCGACACTGGGGTGGATCCCGCTGTTCATGGCGCTGTTCGGCATTGATGACGGCCTGAAGCTGGCGGTGCTCATCAAAGCGGTTCTGGTGCCGGTCACGCTGCACACGCAGCGCGGTATCCGCGATATTCCGCTGCCGCTCCTTGAGGTTGCCGATAGCTTACGCCTGCCGCGTTTCTCTCGCCTGTTCGGGTTGATCTTGCCTGCGGCTCTGCCGGTATGGTTTACCGGTTTAAAACTGGCGCTGTCGCAAGCCTGGGTGTCATTGATTGTGGTGGAACTGCTCGCCTCATCACAGGGTATCGGTTATCTGATGGTCTGGGGTCGTCAGCTGTTTCAGTTAGATATCGTGCTGGTGTGCATTGCCGTCATTGGCCTGACCGGGCTGCTGATGGAGACTGGCATCACCCGGCTGGAACACCGCCTGATAGGCTGGTCACGGTCGGCTATCAGCCGCCTGCAACCCACGCCAGATGGCCGCGCTATCGGGCTGGCGCTGCCGTTATTGCTTCTGGTGTTATGGCAATTCAGTGCCCATCACGGCTGGCTCAATACGCGGTTACTGCCACCGCCTGCCGAGGTGATACACGCCATGTGGCAGGGCTTTCGTGAAGGGGTGTTGCCTGATGCGCTCTGGCACAGTGTGCGGCGCGCACTAACCGGCGGAGCCCTCGGTGCCTGCGCCGGTTTGCTGGCAGGACTGCTGCTGGGGTTAAGCCTGCGTGCCGAATCGCTGTTTACCCCAACCCTGACACTGCTGCGCCAGGTGGCGCTGTTTGCCTGGCTGCCGCTTATCACTGCCTGGGTTGGCAATGATGAACAGGGCAAGGTGACATTTATTGCCCTGGTGGCGTTCTTTCCAATGCTGGTAGCCAGCCATCAGGGCGTGCGCCGACGCGCAAAAGACCTGCACGATGTCGCCCGCGTGTTGCAACTGCCGTGGTACGACCGCCTGCGCGTGCTGACGCTGCCTGATGCCGCGCCAGCACTGTTTACCGGCCTGCGGCTGGCGATGATTTATGCCTGGCTTGGCACCATCGGCGCAGAATATTTCATGTCATCGGGTAGCGGCATTGGCAGCCTGATGATCAATGCCCAGCAATTGCTGGATATGCCTATCATCCTCAGCGGCATGGTGCTGACAGGTATCACCGGTGCACTGATTGACCATATCGGTTTGCGCCTGGAAACCCACCTTACCCGCTGGCGTCACACAGGAGTCACGCCATGA